The Amaranthus tricolor cultivar Red isolate AtriRed21 chromosome 14, ASM2621246v1, whole genome shotgun sequence DNA window GAAAGGAAGGGAAATAGAGGgatgaaaaattttcatttggATAGGAAGGAATGGATTCCTTCAAGTTGTGTACGAAATTAATTGCTCTAATAATGGAAAAATTTGGAGGAAAACTCACTACTCCTCCACCTCCCTTTCCTTCCGTCCCCTTCTTGTACTTTATCAAATGCATCCATACCGCCTATGACCTATCAATATTGTTTACTCTTGTAAGAATGCTTGGAACTTCTTGATGGTTATTCTTCTATATTGCTAATTGCGGCCGTTATATTGCAGAGGTATTATGTGGTGAAGCCCTGTTCCAAGGAGATGAAATGTGATGTTGAGGTGAGCCTTTATAGTCTTTTCTGAGAATTTTGAGATTATAGCGCCAAATGATACACATCTACAGTTAGCAAGTGAAACTCTGAGAAtctgttgatgattattctccTATGTTGCTAACTCCTTGCAGTTTCTTGTCTACTGTTAATTCATCAACCATGAACCTTAATAAGGCCACTTTTTTACTCTGATCTTTAGCAGGATACCAGATCCATGCTTATTTTTTCCTCTGTTTAAATTGGCAAAGACCCCCAAAGATCTACTTTCCCCTGTCTAGCTCTTTCTTTCCGACTCTCGTGGTCTCAAAATGTTTCTTTCACATCTTCTCCTTTAACCGGAAACTGAAAGAGTTTCTTTATGTATATCAAAAACATACTTTCTCTGACAAATAAGTCCTAATCAGTTGTTTTTTGAAATGGCAGTTGAGTTCATTTGCGATTAGAGACATGGAGGAGTATAAGAACTTCTGTGATAGGCCAAAGGATCAACGCCCACTTCCAGAAGAAGTTATTCGGGTGAGTCATGTCCAGCATGGTATACATGTTGCAATTCCTTGTAAGTTTACAACTATTGTGTTGGAGCTGTAGTCTGTAGGCCTCTTTGCGATTGTTAGCTTCTTCCTTGAGTGAGAGAGGGATgggattaatttttttatgtgccTTAAGCTACGTGCGTATCTAGCTCAACCTGCCTGCAGTATGCACTTCTATCATCAATTTTATAGATACCTTCTCCTTTGATATGTATTCATCATCCTAAAAATACTTTTTGTGCATGAAGTCGATAGAACCCTGCTAATATTTATCATGTATTTGCTTGTTCTGGTTCTAGAGGGCAGTTTGTATTTGGTATCATGTGTGCAAACATTTGAGCATCATCCATATATCATGTTTTTATGTGTGAACAGGGAACGGGAACGAGGAACGAAACCTAGATTGGCTCGGGAATTATATTATGTATGAAAAGCATCTTTGAAAAcagaattatattaaaatgattttttttgctttaagaaattgtttttaagttgaatttttttagttttttaggtTTCATCCTCCCTTATTTTTTCAGTAATTTGTAAATGAAGGCGAAAATACCCTTTAAAAAGGTCTTCTACACTGGGACGTTACCTTGAGCAATTTGGGTCGCGTTTCGTGGTGATTGGGGACAAACATTCCCGGATTACGGAACGTGGCTATGTATGTGTGATGCAAGTGAGAAACAGTTCAAAGCCTAGCAATCGAGATATAACTATTTAACCAATCCCTTCAACTTCACTTCCCTAAGATGAATGTTACGTAACAATGAACCGCTCTTTGCTTGCTAGTAATAAAGCAAGTGATCATGGAACTTGCTTGAGGTTGATTCAGACATTCAGTCAAGTGTTTTACGCAAGCATGACTTCTAATTTGAGAAATCATTTTACAGGATATAGGAGAACATTTGACAACTATTCGTCTCAAACGCTGTGCACGTGGAAAGCGTTGCTTATATGAAGGGAAAACACCACTTGAAGGATTTCCTAATACTTGGGTGAGCATTTACCTATTTCACGACGTGCTCCTACAAAGTTTCtctcttttatctttatttgttcatttttttctaCATGGGTATTGTGTTTCAATTTTCTGTTGGGAAAAAAAATGCTTCCTTTTCAATTTTGAGTAAAATTTTCCTTATTCTTGCACAGAACAATGCTGCATACTGTACATCAGAGATGTTCGTCTTCAAAAACAATGAAATACATCTGTGGGATAGAGGATATGATGATGACGGAAATCAAGTAGGTTCTTATGGTGATTTATAACTGTTCATTTCAATTACACCCTGTTTGGTAATTAGTATTACTTATGGGAATAGTAATGggaaaattagtaataattttagtaggaatatctcttgacaaaCTTAATGGTCATGCTTATTCTCCTTTAACAGTCTTATTTTCTTAGTAAAATTCATTCCATTGCATTACTATTTAAACATGTGggattaggtggtaatgaaaaattgtaaacaaaaaaacttttttatgatcaaaatttcagtaccatgggaatgaaatgatatatatcatgaaaatttacaataCAAATAATTCCTATTACCATCAATTAATACcgttaaccaaacgggccgttattACTTTTGTTGCTAGAATATAAATTTATTGTGAACTGCGTTGCTGAAAACATGGTGCTACAGGTTTGGGGAATCAAAGAAGGCCCTTATGAATTTAAGCCTGCATCTACGTCCAGCTTCGAGGACGTATACACTCCTTTGAATTTATCCCCATTATCCTTGGACAAAGTAATAGAGGGATCATTGGTTCTTCAGGAGTGATTACAAAGCCTAGCTGTAAAGGCAGTAtgtatctttctttttttttttttttttttttttttttttttttttttgcatttgctAGATAGTGTAGaacaattattgattatttgagCAATTCTCTCTTCAGCCATAATAGTTACAATTGCTGGAAGGTAGAATAGAGGGGTCCTCAATCTTTGTACGAATGAACAGAGAATCTTAATGTAATTTTCTTGCTCTTTTCAGGGATGCCTCATCCCTAACCTTGTATGTTCTTTATTTGATAATATATTTTTCctcataaaataaatataatttagcTAGGAAAATCATTTGATGTGTGTTTTACTCTAGTTAGTTTTTTGTCTTCACAACATATATTGTCTATCTATGGAGAATGACAGGCACCAAGATATACTTTTGAGAAGTCTCTACAAAGAAAAATGTTCCGACAAAGTGGCATAAGTCTACAATGGGGCCTTCGTTCATGGTAAGGAGTGCTCAATTATAAATGCGAAAGAAAAAACAAGAATGAAAAGTGTGGCTCACGGCTCACCCACAGTCGTGGCATATATAGGCTTGCTCGGAAGCAACACGCATAGAGAACTTAGGAGCAGTAGCAAGATTGACACTGGGAAGACAGAGTGTGGAAAAGGCGAACAATGATCGCAGTGCAAAGCAGTGAAAGGGGCGTCTGAGGCCGCAACTGGTGCCCGCAGGAGGCACCAGAGCTGAAGG harbors:
- the LOC130800459 gene encoding chromophore lyase CRL, chloroplastic-like isoform X2, coding for MGEGDAESNGGWSKARGLVIKTLLVVGGALFIRRITKSTPRIDHARFISQSLSGEKNSQEQAAKDPDHYLNMRMVACPAAEMGDGSKVLYFEQAFWRTPQKPFRQRYYVVKPCSKEMKCDVELSSFAIRDMEEYKNFCDRPKDQRPLPEEVIRDIGEHLTTIRLKRCARGKRCLYEGKTPLEGFPNTWNNAAYCTSEMFVFKNNEIHLWDRGYDDDGNQVWGIKEGPYEFKPASTSSFEDVYTPLNLSPLSLDKVIEGSLVLQE